A stretch of the Malus sylvestris chromosome 10, drMalSylv7.2, whole genome shotgun sequence genome encodes the following:
- the LOC126587954 gene encoding UDP-arabinose 4-epimerase 1 isoform X2, producing the protein MHPCLNLARSQSRTNRSMSLGGMEYPDPKRKNSFVGKILLAATLTALCIIMLKQSPSFNTTSSFSLHEAGVTHVLVTGGAGYIGSHAALRLLRDQYRVTIVDNLSRGNLGAVKVLQELFPEPGRLQFIYADLGDPKSVNKIFSENAFDAVMHFAAVAYVGESTLDPLKYYHNITSNTLVVLEAMAAHGVKTLIYSSTCATYGEPEKMPITEETPQLPINPYGKAKKMAEDIILDFHKNSDMAVMILRYFNVIGSDPEGRLGEAPRPELREHGRISGACFDAARGIIPGLKVRGTDYKTSDGTCIRDYIDVTDLVDAHVKALEHAQPRKVGIYNVGTGKGSSVKEFVEACKKATGVDLKVDFLPRRPGDYAEVFSDPSKILRELNWSAQHTNLQESLQVAWRWQKAHRDGYGTNPLVLSS; encoded by the exons ATGCACCCCTGCCTTAATTT GGCCAGAAGTCAGTCAAGAACTAACAGATCCATGTCTTTAGGAG GCATGGAGTACCCAGATCCCAAGAGGAAGAACAGCTTTGTTGGAAAAATTCTTTTGGCTGCTACTCTTACAGCATTATGTATTATTATGCTGAAACAATCCCCATCTTTTAATACCACAAGCTCG TTCTCCCTTCATGAAGCAGGGGTAACTCATGTCCTAGTAACTGGAGGTGCTGGATATATTGGTTCACATGCTGCATTACGACTCCTAAGGGATCAATATCGTGTAACTATTGTG GATAACCTCTCACGGGGAAACCTAGGTGCCGTCAAGGTTCTCCAAGAGTTATTTCCTGAACCTGGGAGGCTTCAGTTTATTTATGCTGACTTGGGGGATCCAAAATCC GTAAACAAAATATTTTCAGAGAATGCATTTGATGCTGTGATGCATTTTGCAGCTGTTGCATATGTTGGGGAAAGCACACTTGATCCACTTAA GTATTACCACAACATTACGTCAAATACCTTAGTGGTATTGGAGGCAATGGCTGCACATGGTGTGAAGACTTTGATATATTCCAGTACATGTGCAACATATGGTGAACCTGAGAAGATGCCTATTACTGAAGAAACTCCACAG CTACCAATTAATCCATATGGAAAAGCAAAGAAGATGGCAGAAGATATCATCTTGGATTTTCATAAGAATTCGGACATGGCAGTCATGATCCTGAG ATACTTCAATGTCATTGGGTCGGATCCAGAGGGCAGATTGGGTGAAGCTCCCAGACCTGAACTTCGTGAACATGGACGAATATCAGGTGCTTGTTTTGATGCAGCTCGTGGTATCATTCCTGGGCTAAAG GTTCGAGGTACCGATTACAAAACATCTGATGGAACTTGCATAAGAGATTATATAGATGTCACTGATCTGGTTGATGCTCACGTTAAAGCTCTTGAGCATGCACAGCCCCGTAAAGTGGGAATCTACAATGTTGGAACTGGAAAAG GTAGTTCAGTTAAGGAGTTCGTGGAGGCGTGTAAGAAGGCAACCGGGGTGGACCTAAAAGTTGATTTCCTTCCCCGCAGGCCTGGTGACTACGCTGAAGTCTTCAGTGATCCATCTAAGATCCTACGTGAACTCAACTGGAGCGCTCAACACACCAACCTTCAAGAGAGTCTGCAGGTTGCGTGGAGATGGCAAAAAGCACATCGCGATGGGTACGGAACCAACCCGTTGGTGTTGTCTTCTTGA
- the LOC126587954 gene encoding UDP-arabinose 4-epimerase 1 isoform X4, producing the protein MSLGGMEYPDPKRKNSFVGKILLAATLTALCIIMLKQSPSFNTTSSFSLHEAGVTHVLVTGGAGYIGSHAALRLLRDQYRVTIVDNLSRGNLGAVKVLQELFPEPGRLQFIYADLGDPKSVNKIFSENAFDAVMHFAAVAYVGESTLDPLKYYHNITSNTLVVLEAMAAHGVKTLIYSSTCATYGEPEKMPITEETPQLPINPYGKAKKMAEDIILDFHKNSDMAVMILRYFNVIGSDPEGRLGEAPRPELREHGRISGACFDAARGIIPGLKVRGTDYKTSDGTCIRDYIDVTDLVDAHVKALEHAQPRKVGIYNVGTGKGSSVKEFVEACKKATGVDLKVDFLPRRPGDYAEVFSDPSKILRELNWSAQHTNLQESLQVAWRWQKAHRDGYGTNPLVLSS; encoded by the exons ATGTCTTTAGGAG GCATGGAGTACCCAGATCCCAAGAGGAAGAACAGCTTTGTTGGAAAAATTCTTTTGGCTGCTACTCTTACAGCATTATGTATTATTATGCTGAAACAATCCCCATCTTTTAATACCACAAGCTCG TTCTCCCTTCATGAAGCAGGGGTAACTCATGTCCTAGTAACTGGAGGTGCTGGATATATTGGTTCACATGCTGCATTACGACTCCTAAGGGATCAATATCGTGTAACTATTGTG GATAACCTCTCACGGGGAAACCTAGGTGCCGTCAAGGTTCTCCAAGAGTTATTTCCTGAACCTGGGAGGCTTCAGTTTATTTATGCTGACTTGGGGGATCCAAAATCC GTAAACAAAATATTTTCAGAGAATGCATTTGATGCTGTGATGCATTTTGCAGCTGTTGCATATGTTGGGGAAAGCACACTTGATCCACTTAA GTATTACCACAACATTACGTCAAATACCTTAGTGGTATTGGAGGCAATGGCTGCACATGGTGTGAAGACTTTGATATATTCCAGTACATGTGCAACATATGGTGAACCTGAGAAGATGCCTATTACTGAAGAAACTCCACAG CTACCAATTAATCCATATGGAAAAGCAAAGAAGATGGCAGAAGATATCATCTTGGATTTTCATAAGAATTCGGACATGGCAGTCATGATCCTGAG ATACTTCAATGTCATTGGGTCGGATCCAGAGGGCAGATTGGGTGAAGCTCCCAGACCTGAACTTCGTGAACATGGACGAATATCAGGTGCTTGTTTTGATGCAGCTCGTGGTATCATTCCTGGGCTAAAG GTTCGAGGTACCGATTACAAAACATCTGATGGAACTTGCATAAGAGATTATATAGATGTCACTGATCTGGTTGATGCTCACGTTAAAGCTCTTGAGCATGCACAGCCCCGTAAAGTGGGAATCTACAATGTTGGAACTGGAAAAG GTAGTTCAGTTAAGGAGTTCGTGGAGGCGTGTAAGAAGGCAACCGGGGTGGACCTAAAAGTTGATTTCCTTCCCCGCAGGCCTGGTGACTACGCTGAAGTCTTCAGTGATCCATCTAAGATCCTACGTGAACTCAACTGGAGCGCTCAACACACCAACCTTCAAGAGAGTCTGCAGGTTGCGTGGAGATGGCAAAAAGCACATCGCGATGGGTACGGAACCAACCCGTTGGTGTTGTCTTCTTGA
- the LOC126587954 gene encoding UDP-arabinose 4-epimerase 1 isoform X3, with the protein MLNFGRARSQSRTNRSMSLGGMEYPDPKRKNSFVGKILLAATLTALCIIMLKQSPSFNTTSSFSLHEAGVTHVLVTGGAGYIGSHAALRLLRDQYRVTIVDNLSRGNLGAVKVLQELFPEPGRLQFIYADLGDPKSVNKIFSENAFDAVMHFAAVAYVGESTLDPLKYYHNITSNTLVVLEAMAAHGVKTLIYSSTCATYGEPEKMPITEETPQLPINPYGKAKKMAEDIILDFHKNSDMAVMILRYFNVIGSDPEGRLGEAPRPELREHGRISGACFDAARGIIPGLKVRGTDYKTSDGTCIRDYIDVTDLVDAHVKALEHAQPRKVGIYNVGTGKGSSVKEFVEACKKATGVDLKVDFLPRRPGDYAEVFSDPSKILRELNWSAQHTNLQESLQVAWRWQKAHRDGYGTNPLVLSS; encoded by the exons ATGCTTAATTTTGGCAGGGCCAGAAGTCAGTCAAGAACTAACAGATCCATGTCTTTAGGAG GCATGGAGTACCCAGATCCCAAGAGGAAGAACAGCTTTGTTGGAAAAATTCTTTTGGCTGCTACTCTTACAGCATTATGTATTATTATGCTGAAACAATCCCCATCTTTTAATACCACAAGCTCG TTCTCCCTTCATGAAGCAGGGGTAACTCATGTCCTAGTAACTGGAGGTGCTGGATATATTGGTTCACATGCTGCATTACGACTCCTAAGGGATCAATATCGTGTAACTATTGTG GATAACCTCTCACGGGGAAACCTAGGTGCCGTCAAGGTTCTCCAAGAGTTATTTCCTGAACCTGGGAGGCTTCAGTTTATTTATGCTGACTTGGGGGATCCAAAATCC GTAAACAAAATATTTTCAGAGAATGCATTTGATGCTGTGATGCATTTTGCAGCTGTTGCATATGTTGGGGAAAGCACACTTGATCCACTTAA GTATTACCACAACATTACGTCAAATACCTTAGTGGTATTGGAGGCAATGGCTGCACATGGTGTGAAGACTTTGATATATTCCAGTACATGTGCAACATATGGTGAACCTGAGAAGATGCCTATTACTGAAGAAACTCCACAG CTACCAATTAATCCATATGGAAAAGCAAAGAAGATGGCAGAAGATATCATCTTGGATTTTCATAAGAATTCGGACATGGCAGTCATGATCCTGAG ATACTTCAATGTCATTGGGTCGGATCCAGAGGGCAGATTGGGTGAAGCTCCCAGACCTGAACTTCGTGAACATGGACGAATATCAGGTGCTTGTTTTGATGCAGCTCGTGGTATCATTCCTGGGCTAAAG GTTCGAGGTACCGATTACAAAACATCTGATGGAACTTGCATAAGAGATTATATAGATGTCACTGATCTGGTTGATGCTCACGTTAAAGCTCTTGAGCATGCACAGCCCCGTAAAGTGGGAATCTACAATGTTGGAACTGGAAAAG GTAGTTCAGTTAAGGAGTTCGTGGAGGCGTGTAAGAAGGCAACCGGGGTGGACCTAAAAGTTGATTTCCTTCCCCGCAGGCCTGGTGACTACGCTGAAGTCTTCAGTGATCCATCTAAGATCCTACGTGAACTCAACTGGAGCGCTCAACACACCAACCTTCAAGAGAGTCTGCAGGTTGCGTGGAGATGGCAAAAAGCACATCGCGATGGGTACGGAACCAACCCGTTGGTGTTGTCTTCTTGA
- the LOC126587954 gene encoding UDP-arabinose 4-epimerase 1 isoform X1, giving the protein MAFPLQNGPSKARSQSRTNRSMSLGGMEYPDPKRKNSFVGKILLAATLTALCIIMLKQSPSFNTTSSFSLHEAGVTHVLVTGGAGYIGSHAALRLLRDQYRVTIVDNLSRGNLGAVKVLQELFPEPGRLQFIYADLGDPKSVNKIFSENAFDAVMHFAAVAYVGESTLDPLKYYHNITSNTLVVLEAMAAHGVKTLIYSSTCATYGEPEKMPITEETPQLPINPYGKAKKMAEDIILDFHKNSDMAVMILRYFNVIGSDPEGRLGEAPRPELREHGRISGACFDAARGIIPGLKVRGTDYKTSDGTCIRDYIDVTDLVDAHVKALEHAQPRKVGIYNVGTGKGSSVKEFVEACKKATGVDLKVDFLPRRPGDYAEVFSDPSKILRELNWSAQHTNLQESLQVAWRWQKAHRDGYGTNPLVLSS; this is encoded by the exons ATGGCTTTCCCTCTGCAAAATGGTCCTTCAAA GGCCAGAAGTCAGTCAAGAACTAACAGATCCATGTCTTTAGGAG GCATGGAGTACCCAGATCCCAAGAGGAAGAACAGCTTTGTTGGAAAAATTCTTTTGGCTGCTACTCTTACAGCATTATGTATTATTATGCTGAAACAATCCCCATCTTTTAATACCACAAGCTCG TTCTCCCTTCATGAAGCAGGGGTAACTCATGTCCTAGTAACTGGAGGTGCTGGATATATTGGTTCACATGCTGCATTACGACTCCTAAGGGATCAATATCGTGTAACTATTGTG GATAACCTCTCACGGGGAAACCTAGGTGCCGTCAAGGTTCTCCAAGAGTTATTTCCTGAACCTGGGAGGCTTCAGTTTATTTATGCTGACTTGGGGGATCCAAAATCC GTAAACAAAATATTTTCAGAGAATGCATTTGATGCTGTGATGCATTTTGCAGCTGTTGCATATGTTGGGGAAAGCACACTTGATCCACTTAA GTATTACCACAACATTACGTCAAATACCTTAGTGGTATTGGAGGCAATGGCTGCACATGGTGTGAAGACTTTGATATATTCCAGTACATGTGCAACATATGGTGAACCTGAGAAGATGCCTATTACTGAAGAAACTCCACAG CTACCAATTAATCCATATGGAAAAGCAAAGAAGATGGCAGAAGATATCATCTTGGATTTTCATAAGAATTCGGACATGGCAGTCATGATCCTGAG ATACTTCAATGTCATTGGGTCGGATCCAGAGGGCAGATTGGGTGAAGCTCCCAGACCTGAACTTCGTGAACATGGACGAATATCAGGTGCTTGTTTTGATGCAGCTCGTGGTATCATTCCTGGGCTAAAG GTTCGAGGTACCGATTACAAAACATCTGATGGAACTTGCATAAGAGATTATATAGATGTCACTGATCTGGTTGATGCTCACGTTAAAGCTCTTGAGCATGCACAGCCCCGTAAAGTGGGAATCTACAATGTTGGAACTGGAAAAG GTAGTTCAGTTAAGGAGTTCGTGGAGGCGTGTAAGAAGGCAACCGGGGTGGACCTAAAAGTTGATTTCCTTCCCCGCAGGCCTGGTGACTACGCTGAAGTCTTCAGTGATCCATCTAAGATCCTACGTGAACTCAACTGGAGCGCTCAACACACCAACCTTCAAGAGAGTCTGCAGGTTGCGTGGAGATGGCAAAAAGCACATCGCGATGGGTACGGAACCAACCCGTTGGTGTTGTCTTCTTGA